From Clostridium cylindrosporum DSM 605:
GGATCAGGAATGTATGTAGCATCTAAGGTAGGGGCAGGACCAAGGGACGGAATGACACTTTATTTATCAAAGAGATTTTCAATTTCTGTTAGACTGGCTAGAACTATACTTGAAATATCAGCTCTAACAATAGGATGGTTAATAGGTGGACCAGTTGCAATAGGTACATTTTTATCAGTACCATTAGTAGGGCCAGTAATGCAAGCATCATTAAGATTTTGGATGAAGCAATTAACTAGGCTTCCTAAGACAAGTAATTAAAAAATATATGGAAAAGTTTTAAAATTTAGATATAATGTATATATAAAACCAAATAACTTGCTAGGGGTGCCAATATGGCTGAGAGGTTTAATACTAACCCTTGTACCTGATCTGGATAATGCCAGCGTAGGAAAGCTTTATGAAATATAATACTAAAGGTATGCATAAATTTAAGCATACTTTCGATTATATTTGTTTTTGTGCACCTTTGCAGCTATTTACCAATTAGGTAGGTAGCTGTTTTTTATTTGTAAAAAGGAGGGTAGCACACTAGATTTAAATTAAAAAACAATAAAAATAAAGGGGATAATAAAATGAAGTTTACTGATTACTTATTTGAAGAAGTAAATGAAATTTGGAATGGATATTTAGAACATCCTTTTGTAAAGGAGATAGGGGAAGGAATACTTAATAGGGAAAAGTTTAAGAACTATCTCATTCAAGACTACCTCTACTTAAAGGAATACATAAAGGTTTATGCAATAGGCATAACTAAAGCAAATGGACTTAAGGAAATGAAGTTTTTCTATGAAGCGATAGAAGGAATCATAGAGGATGAAGCTGCTGTACATATAAAATATCTAAAAGACTTTGGAATAAGCAAGGAGGAAGCTGAAAGATATGATATAGAAATTCCCAACTTAAGCTACACAAGCTATATGCAGTCAGTTGCACTTAAAGGGAACATTAAGGAGATAGCTATGGCTGTTATGCCATGTACATGGAGTTATAACTATATAGGAAAGAAGCTTTATGAAAAGTATAAGAATAATTTAGATAATAATTTTTATAAGCCTTGGATAGAAAGTTACGAGTCTGAAGGTTATACAGAATTTACAAACAAATGGATAGATTACATAAATGAAATATGCAAAGATGTTTCAGGGGAAGAAAAGA
This genomic window contains:
- the tenA gene encoding thiaminase II, which produces MKFTDYLFEEVNEIWNGYLEHPFVKEIGEGILNREKFKNYLIQDYLYLKEYIKVYAIGITKANGLKEMKFFYEAIEGIIEDEAAVHIKYLKDFGISKEEAERYDIEIPNLSYTSYMQSVALKGNIKEIAMAVMPCTWSYNYIGKKLYEKYKNNLDNNFYKPWIESYESEGYTEFTNKWIDYINEICKDVSGEEKKNLLDIFIKSSIYEMDFWNMAYKKEM